From Dreissena polymorpha isolate Duluth1 chromosome 15, UMN_Dpol_1.0, whole genome shotgun sequence, a single genomic window includes:
- the LOC127860879 gene encoding piggyBac transposable element-derived protein 4-like, with translation MRFIAIIMAMGIVNQSNVTDYWSRDQVCETPFFPSIMNRDRFLNLISCLHLANNELYVSRGQPGYNPLFKLGTVYSTVLARYPLLFGPNQELSIDEGKVPWRGNLHFKVNHKNKPIKYGLQAYMLCDASTGYCLKFHLYTGKTFRQNILETGHGRTHDLCIHLLKGYFGKGHIMYCDNYYSSPRLFVDLWELGVGALGTVRSNRKGKPASIREKHLPNRGDTFSQHTGQLSITKYLDSKPVFLLSTTLTSEKMYTGKKNPVTQELISKPKMVIAYDKFMGGVDRADQMVSNSRSNIRTMKWWKKVFFHVLSLTVLNSYIAYKHNSIHPMYHLSFRKKLVSQLIESHPLDALVTPVSGRPKTQFLERLTARHFPSKIPNDGKSKSLQCVVCNPAVAQMLASQGLPKIRRPGHETAFKCRQCDVSLCIVPCYELYHTMQDYILAYKRLQAEE, from the coding sequence ATGAGGTTCATAGCCATAATAATGGCCATGGGAATCGTCAACCAGTCCAACGTCACCGATTACTGGTCAAGGGATCAAGTGTGTGAAACCCCATTCTTCCCATCCATCATGAATAGGGACagatttttaaatttaatcaGCTGCTTGCATTTGGCCAATAATGAATTGTATGTGTCTCGGGGGCAGCCTGGATATAATCCATTGTTTAAATTGGGTACTGTGTATTCAACTGTCCTTGCCAGGTATCCTTTGCTATTTGGTCCAAACCAAGAATTGTCTATTGATGAAGGAAAGGTACCTTGGCGAGGCAACTTGCATTTCAAGGTTAACCACAAAAACAAACCCATCAAATATGGTCTGCAGGCTTATATGCTTTGTGATGCATCAACTGGTTATTGTCTGAAGTTTCATTTGTATACAGGTAAAACATTTCGCCAAAACATTCTTGAGACAGGTCACGGCCGTACTCATGACTTATGCATCCACCTCTTAAAAGGTTATTTTGGAAAAGGTCATATTATGTATTGTGATAATTATTATTCATCGCCACGTCTATTTGTTGACCTATGGGAGCTTGGAGTTGGTGCATTGGGTACTGTTAGATCAAACCGAAAAGGAAAACCAGCCTCTATTAGAGAAAAACACTTGCCTAACAGAGGTGACACGTTTTCACAACACACTGGTCAACTGTCAATTACAAAATACCTTGATTCAAAACCAGTCTTTTTGCTTTCCACCACATTGACGTCAGAAAAAATGTATACAGGAAAGAAAAATCCAGTTACACAAGAATTGATTAGCAAGCCCAAGATGGTCATAGCTTATGACAAATTTATGGGTGGTGTTGACAGAGCTGATCAGATGGTTTCAAATTCCAGGTCAAACATTAGAACAATGAAATGGTGGAAAAAGgttttctttcatgttttgaGTCTCACTGTTCTTAATTCTTACATAGCATACAAGCATAACTCTATCCACCCAATGTATCATTTGTCTTTCCGTAAAAAACTTGTATCACAACTTATTGAGTCTCATCCCCTTGACGCTTTGGTCACCCCTGTATCAGGACGTCCTAAGACACAGTTTCTGGAAAGACTAACAGCAAGACATTTCCCTTCCAAGATCCCCAATGACGGAAAGTCAAAGTCTCTGCAATGTGTTGTGTGCAATCCTGCAGTTGCACAGATGCTTGCCAGTCAGGGCCTTCCTAAAATACGAAGACCAGGTCACGAAACTGCATTTAAATGTAGACAGTGTGATGTGTCACTGTGTATAGTCCCTTGTTATGAGCTTTA